Part of the Dysgonomonadaceae bacterium PH5-43 genome, TAGGCTTTTTACGATTTTTTCACTATATATTTGTAGCGGAAATTAAAAACAATAAATAATTTACGTTATGAAAACATTTTCTACAATTAGAAAAATGCTTATGCTGACAACGATGTTGTTTGCCTTTACGAGTGTGTTTGCTCAAGGAACCCTCAATTATACGGTTTCTGGGTTGCAGGCTAATGATAAGTCTGTGGTGTCTTTAGGCTCTAATGCTTATTTGGATACAAAAACAATTTCTGCTGATGGAAGCTATACTTTTACAGATATTCCAGCGGGAGAGTATTTTATTAAAATTGAAGCCAACGGCTATAACTTGCCAGATGCTCAAACTGTTATTGTTCATGAGAATGGGAGCATAGACCCAGCAGTTGGCATTAAAATGGTTATTACAAAAATGGAAGCAGACTCGGATACATGGACACATTCTTGGAGTGAAGATGTGAGTAATTCAGGATATACGAAAACTGCATACGTAAACAATCCTCCAGAGATTGAGTTTCTGGGTAAAAAAATAGTTCCATCAGATGTAGCTTTTGCGGGAGAGTTAAAGAATAAATACAATATTATTTTGTCTGACGAAGAAGAAATGTGGACACAGGAATATGCTTATCGTCTAATAGAATCATTAAAAACACTACCTTGTTTTTCTGCATATAATATGTCTGAAGGTAAAATTAAACCTGCAAAATTTGTATTGACAGAAGATCATATATATGAAGATATTACTATAGACAAACAAGAAGATGCTCAAATTGTGAGGATATCAAAAGCTTGTTTCGTTTATGCTAATCCTTTTTTGGTAAATTTAGATGGAGTTAGAGGACGTTTCTTTTCTAAACGCTTGCATCATGCATTAGTAAATTTCGCTACTGATTTTGGAAATGATTCAAAGCGAGTAAATTCTATTTTAAAAGAAAGGTTTGGTTGTACTACTAATGTGCCAAATTATTCCGTTTTAACCGCAGGCACTACAAATGAAGATGCAGGACACTTTCAGAAATTCAACCCTGATGAGTTAGTGAGTATTATAAATATGTTTGAAGAATTGCCAGAGGGTTTTCATAAAACACCTCATCTTAATTATTTAGTTCGTCGTCTTAATGGAACAGAACATCCACATTATCCCGATGCTGCGGCTGTTGCGTGGTATTTAGATAATGGGTATATCGAATTTATGGAAAATGCGTTTAGAGGAGATGCCAACAATTTCGAAACCTTGCGATTGATTTTGCATGAAAAAACACATTTCCTATGGGCTTTCTCTTTCTCTGAAGAGATTAGAAACGATTGGACAGCATTGGGAGGCTGGTATGAAGATCCTAATTCTGAGTCAGGGTGGTCGACAACTAAAGATACAGAGTTTGTGTCGGCTTATGCTCATTCAAAAAATCCGAATGAAGATATGGCTGAGTCGGTAGCGCATTACCTAAAGAACCCCGAATTATTGCAATCGCGTTCGCTTCCAAAGTATGAATTTATTCGCGACCGCATTATGCACGGAACACGTTATATTTCTAAAATACCAGAACATCTTACTTTTGAAGTATTAAATCTTTTTCCTGATTATGATTATCCAGGGAAGATTAAACGTTTAGATATTAAAGTAGAAGGGGCGCCCAATGATGATAAGTTGCTAACTGTAGAAATTGAATTAAATCATATAGAAGGCTTTGAAGATGGGGCCATTGGTGGTGGAACTCGCCTTACGAGTCCTTATTTTATTGATGAAGATGGCGTGATGCGCTCCCAATTTGTAGATATGGGGTTTGAATTGGTAGATGACAATCCTCATTTATTAAGAGGCTCTGTGCCTATTAGTAAATATAGCAAAACAGGATACTGGCAAGCAGGAGATATTATTATAAGAGATGTACACGGTAATCAACGTTTTGAAGGGCGAAATGATTGTGTGTGGAATATGTATGTAAATAATACTTTGGAAGATTTAGAGGCTCCAAAGTATGAGCCAGGTAGCTTAAATTATGAATTGATGGATACAGTTGTCGAAGGACATAATGCTAAAAATTTAAGAATAAGCTATAAAGTTACAGACAATGTAGATATTCAAACCACATTTGTTAGAATTTTGCGAAGTGACGGAATATATTCTTATGGGGAACAATATGGAGTTTATGATCCTATAACACAAATCGCTACAGTTGATTTTTTAGTTACAGAATTTTTAGAATCAGATGATTATTGGGTTGTATGGTTGTCTGCTAGTGATTTTGCTAGAAATACAAAAGATGTCACATTCTCCGACTCTCCTTTAGACCAACCTATTCAGAAAATTTATATCGAATCTACAAATCCAGATACAGAAGCTCCTGAAGTTGATATAAATCGTATAACTGTTTATGCAGAACCGACTAATCAAGAAAATCCAGATGGAGAAACTTTGGTAACAATCAACTATTATGTAAGAGATAATAAATCTGGAGTTAGAACAATTAGGTATTCTTTAAGAGATCCACAAGGCGTAGATCATAAAGCATCTCATTATCATCAACACCATTATGATGGGGAGTATTTTAAGGGTGATCCTACTGTTTGGGAAAAATATACTATTTCGTGTGTTTTGCCAAAGGGGTCAGCTCCTGGGATTTGGGGATTGTCTGAATTGGAATTGACAGATAGAGCTTGGAATATTCGTACTTACAACTTCGTTGAGACTTTGATTTTTGAACCAGACAACTCAACAGCTGATTATGTTCTTTTTGCAGAGTTAGGAGATGATAGTAATTATATAAATCTAAATGTAACATCAGAAACAGATAATGTTTCGGGATTTAATTACCGTATCATAAATGAAGATACTGGTGTAGAGATAACTGGAGAGATTGAATTAGCTAAACCTCAAATGCTAAGATCTTCAAATGATATATTGCTTGATATTTCTTCCTTAGGTACGGGTAATATAGTTGTTATAGTGCATGTAAAAGATAAAGATGGTGAAGTTTTGGCTGTTCGTTCTTCTAAAATAAATAAAGCGGCAACTCCAGCTACTCTTACTTGGAAAGGAACAAAATCGGCAGATTGGAATGATGCCGCAAACTGGATGGAAGGGGGTAAGCCAAACAATTTGTCTTCAATTATAATTCCAGCCAATACTTCTAATGTTGTAACTATCCCTTCGGGCATTACTATTGCAGGTCTTACAATGAAAGAAGGAGCTAAAGCTATTCTTGATGGAAGTATAAATATTTCAGAAAACATAAAAGTCGAGGTATCGCCAGTTGCCGACAGATGGTATCCTGTAGGTTTCCCATTTGAAATAAGTGGAGCTTACTATTATGGTTTTGATGAGGGAGAAGAATTATTAAATCCTTACAAAGTAGAAGAAGGGGGAGATTATTGGTTGAAAGAATATTTATCATCTGATGACAAGTTTGAGTATACACAAAACTATAGTGCTGGTAATGGATACATAGTTCAATATCCTGAATATTTCAGTACGGCTACTCTTCCCGTGATTTATACTTCAGCTTCAGATATCACTCTTAAAGTATCAAGCGAAGCAAAAATAGTTCCTTCAACTGAAAATACGTACGAATTAAAAGCCAATCCTACTCTTAATACCATTACAGTTAAATCAGAAAATGGAACTTATTACTATAAATACGAAGCAACAAATAATATATTCAGAAGAGTGGAAAATGATGCAACTGCTGAAATAGATCCTTTTGAGTCGGTGGTTGTTGTAAAGAATGCAAGTTTATTGAAATCAATAATAAGTGATGGCGACCTTACTAATTTAGAAGATGTAAACGTATCGAATGATGAGGTTGTAAGAACTCAATACTTCAATCTTCAAGGTGTTGAAATTAAGAGACCATCGAACAGTAGTTCGGGTGTGTTTATTATAAAACAAACGATGAACTCAGGTATTATTAACACAATAAAAATAATAAAATGAAAACAAGACATATCATTATAACTGTATTTTGCTTATTTGTATCTTGCCAGCTTTTTGCTCAAGATATATTCAGAGAAAAAGCAGATAATTGGACAAAGCGAGAGTCCCTAACAGAAAGTAGAGGTAATCTTATTAACGCAAATACTAATCCTACAAATGGAGACCCTGGAGTTACTCCGGTAGGAGATGCTTTGTTAGTGGTTCTTGGTTTAACAGGAGTTTATGCGATAGCAAAAGCTCGCAACATTAAAAAAATACTTTCTTAAATAAATAGCTCTTCGTTGCTTTAGCCTAAACTTAAAAAGTTTTCTCCTAAAGTAGCGAAGAGCCTTATTTTATCATACATTTGTATTGTATTTCAATTATCAATTAAAAATAACAAATTCAATACAATATTTATGACAGCAAAACAACGTTCCACTAAAAACAAAACGCTAACCTTAAGCGAAGAAGAAAAACTTCAACTTTCGGGGAAACTATTACAACCCGAAAGCGATTTAACAGTTGAAGAGCTAACAAACAAAACCATTTACAGTGATATGTTTGCTGCTATAAAACTTCTTCCCGAAGCTTTTGCCGATCTTATAATAATAGATCCTCCGTATAATCTTACTAAAGACTTTGCTGGAATGAAATTCAAAAGAATGTCGGACGATGAATACTTGGATTATTTAGAATCTTGGTTCCCCGATGTTCTTAAATGCTTAAAACTTAATGGTTCTCTTTATTTGTGCGGCGACTGGAAATGCACATCAGCTCTTTATCAGATTATGAGTAAATATATGACTGTTGTAAATCGTATAACCTGGCAAAGAGAAAAAGGAAAGGGAGCAAAAGCTAATTGGAAAAATGCAATGGAAGATATCTGGTTTGGTGTAAATAAACCTAATGATTATTACTTTGATATAGATGCGGTAAAGATTAGACGGAAAGTTATAGCTCCTTATAAACAAGATGGTAAACCTAAAGATTGGGAAGAAACAAGCGAAGGCAATTTTCGTATGACTCACCCTTCTAACTTCTGGGACGATATAACCGTTCCTTATTGGTCGATGCCTGAAAATACAGATCACCCGACACAAAAACCAGAGAAGCTTATTGCTAAGTTAATTCTTGCAAGTTGTCCTGAAGGCGGATTAGTCTTCGACCCATTTGTAGGTTCTGGAACTACCTCTGTTGTTGCTAAAAAACTTAATAGAAACTACTGTGGAATAGAGCATAACTTAGAATATGCATATTATACAGAGAAGCGATTATTAATGGCAAAGAAAGATAAAACTATTCAAGGATATGCCGATGGTGTGTTTTGGGAAAGAAATACTGCTTTGACTCAGAAGCAACGCCAGAAAAAAAAACAGATAACAAACACCTAACTTTAGACTTTTAATGTCTATATTTGCGACTTAATTAACATTCCTCTGTTATGTACAAGAAAATATTTATTTGCTTATTTTTATTCGCTCTTACTCCATTGTTCGTAAATGCACAAGAACAAGAGGTAACTAAGACCGAAGAAGTTGTAGTTGTTGAAGAAAAAAACGAGTCTATCATACAAAAAGTAGAACATTGGTTCGAAAATAATATGAACTATACTACTATAACTCTTTTAATGACTGTTGAAAGTTCATTTATCCCCTTCCCCTCGGAAATTGTAATTCCTCCAGCAGCTTATATTGCAAGTAAACCCGACTCTAAGCTTAATATATTTTTAGTTGTTTTGTTCGGTACTTTGGGTGCTTTAATAGGAGCTCTTATTAATTACTACCTTGCTATGTGGCTTGGCAGACCTATTATTTATAAGTTTGCTGATAGCAAAATAGGCCGTGCGCTTCTTTTGAATAGCGAAAAGATAAAGAAATCGGAAGATTATTTTAATAAACACGGAAAGGTTTCTACCTTCGTAGGACGTCTAATTCCTGGTATTCGTCAGTTTATATCTATTCCTGCAGGACTTGCTCGAATGAATATTTTTAGTTTTATGCTTTATACAACTATAGGAGCTGGTATCTGGAATGTGGTTTTAGCATTAGTTGGTTATTTAGCTCAAGGGCAACAAGATGTAATAGAAGAATACAGTCACGAATTATCTTATATTATCTTAGCTCTTGTAGTTGTGTTTGCCATTTATTTCGTGTATAAACATTTTATAAAGAAGAAATAATTGTGATTTTTAGTTGAAAAATACTGAGTTCGCAATTTTTAATCAAAATACTTCAATACTTTTGCTTCATTTACAATTATTCTTTGTACTTTTGCATCTCAAACAGGGAAAAGTTTGAGCTTTATGAATTTCAAGATTAAAATAACAGTATTATATACGTATTGAATGCGGCTGGTTTTCAAACCTTCCGCATTTTTTTTGACTTGTTGTAAGCTAAAACAAAAATCCTCGACAATTCGTTAATAAATAGTTATACAAAATATGAGTATGGACAAAATTAAAAAACTAAACAAAGTCTTAATCTTAGGCTCAGGAGCCTTGAAGATAGGACAAGCTGGGGAGTTTGATTACTCCGGGTCGCAAGCGTTAAAAGCTTTGAAAGAGGAAGGTATATCTACCTTGCTTATTAATCCTAACATTGCAACTATTCAAACATCTGAAGGCGTTGCCGATAAGGTTTATTTTCTTCCTATTACTCCTTATTTTGTAGAAGAGGTAATTAAGAAAGAACAACCCGATGGTATTCTTCTTGCTTTTGGTGGTCAAACAGCTCTTAACTGTGGTACGGAAATGTATCTTAACGGAACTCTTAAGAAATATGGAGTGGAAGTGTTAGGGACTTCGGTTGAAGCTATTATGAAAACAGAAGATAGAGACTTGTTTGTTAAAGCTCTTTCTGAAATAGGTGTAAAAACTCCTGTTAGTCAGGCAGTAGAAACACTCGACGATGCAATTAAAGCTGCTAACGAAATAGGATTCCCTATTATGGTGCGCTCTGCTTATGCTTTAGGTGGACTTGGTAGCGGTATTTGTGAAAATCAAGATGAGTTTGTTACACTTTGTGAGTCTTCTTTAGCTTACTCAAAACAGATATTAGTAGAAGAATCTCTCAAAGGTTGGAAAGAAATAGAATTTGAAGTTATCAGAGATAAAAACGATCATTGCTTCACTGTGGTTCCTATGGAAAACGTAGACCCACTGGGTGTACACACAGGAGAAAGTATTGTGGTTGCTCCTATCTGTTCTTTATCTAAAGAACAAATAACATTATTAGAAGATTTAGCAAAGAAAACTGTTCGCCACTTAGGTATTGTGGGCGAATGTAACATTCAATACGCATTCAATCCTTTCACTAACGACTATAGAGTAATAGAAATCAATGCTCGATTGAGCCGCTCTTCGGCTTTAGCTTCTAAGGCAAGTGGCTATCCGTTGGCTTTCGTAGCTGCAAAATTGGCTTTAGGTTATTCTTTAGACCAAATAGGCGAAATGGGAACTCCTAAC contains:
- a CDS encoding hypothetical protein (product_source=Hypo-rule applied; cath_funfam=2.60.40.1120; cleavage_site_network=SignalP-noTM; superfamily=49452,81296); its protein translation is MKTFSTIRKMLMLTTMLFAFTSVFAQGTLNYTVSGLQANDKSVVSLGSNAYLDTKTISADGSYTFTDIPAGEYFIKIEANGYNLPDAQTVIVHENGSIDPAVGIKMVITKMEADSDTWTHSWSEDVSNSGYTKTAYVNNPPEIEFLGKKIVPSDVAFAGELKNKYNIILSDEEEMWTQEYAYRLIESLKTLPCFSAYNMSEGKIKPAKFVLTEDHIYEDITIDKQEDAQIVRISKACFVYANPFLVNLDGVRGRFFSKRLHHALVNFATDFGNDSKRVNSILKERFGCTTNVPNYSVLTAGTTNEDAGHFQKFNPDELVSIINMFEELPEGFHKTPHLNYLVRRLNGTEHPHYPDAAAVAWYLDNGYIEFMENAFRGDANNFETLRLILHEKTHFLWAFSFSEEIRNDWTALGGWYEDPNSESGWSTTKDTEFVSAYAHSKNPNEDMAESVAHYLKNPELLQSRSLPKYEFIRDRIMHGTRYISKIPEHLTFEVLNLFPDYDYPGKIKRLDIKVEGAPNDDKLLTVEIELNHIEGFEDGAIGGGTRLTSPYFIDEDGVMRSQFVDMGFELVDDNPHLLRGSVPISKYSKTGYWQAGDIIIRDVHGNQRFEGRNDCVWNMYVNNTLEDLEAPKYEPGSLNYELMDTVVEGHNAKNLRISYKVTDNVDIQTTFVRILRSDGIYSYGEQYGVYDPITQIATVDFLVTEFLESDDYWVVWLSASDFARNTKDVTFSDSPLDQPIQKIYIESTNPDTEAPEVDINRITVYAEPTNQENPDGETLVTINYYVRDNKSGVRTIRYSLRDPQGVDHKASHYHQHHYDGEYFKGDPTVWEKYTISCVLPKGSAPGIWGLSELELTDRAWNIRTYNFVETLIFEPDNSTADYVLFAELGDDSNYINLNVTSETDNVSGFNYRIINEDTGVEITGEIELAKPQMLRSSNDILLDISSLGTGNIVVIVHVKDKDGEVLAVRSSKINKAATPATLTWKGTKSADWNDAANWMEGGKPNNLSSIIIPANTSNVVTIPSGITIAGLTMKEGAKAILDGSINISENIKVEVSPVADRWYPVGFPFEISGAYYYGFDEGEELLNPYKVEEGGDYWLKEYLSSDDKFEYTQNYSAGNGYIVQYPEYFSTATLPVIYTSASDITLKVSSEAKIVPSTENTYELKANPTLNTITVKSENGTYYYKYEATNNIFRRVENDATAEIDPFESVVVVKNASLLKSIISDGDLTNLEDVNVSNDEVVRTQYFNLQGVEIKRPSNSSSGVFIIKQTMNSGIINTIKIIK
- a CDS encoding hypothetical protein (product_source=Hypo-rule applied; cleavage_site_network=SignalP-noTM; transmembrane_helix_parts=Inside_1_4,TMhelix_5_22,Outside_23_56,TMhelix_57_79,Inside_80_89), which codes for MKTRHIIITVFCLFVSCQLFAQDIFREKADNWTKRESLTESRGNLINANTNPTNGDPGVTPVGDALLVVLGLTGVYAIAKARNIKKILS
- a CDS encoding site-specific DNA-methyltransferase (adenine-specific) (product_source=KO:K00571; cath_funfam=3.40.50.150; cog=COG0863; ko=KO:K00571; pfam=PF01555; superfamily=53335), whose translation is MTAKQRSTKNKTLTLSEEEKLQLSGKLLQPESDLTVEELTNKTIYSDMFAAIKLLPEAFADLIIIDPPYNLTKDFAGMKFKRMSDDEYLDYLESWFPDVLKCLKLNGSLYLCGDWKCTSALYQIMSKYMTVVNRITWQREKGKGAKANWKNAMEDIWFGVNKPNDYYFDIDAVKIRRKVIAPYKQDGKPKDWEETSEGNFRMTHPSNFWDDITVPYWSMPENTDHPTQKPEKLIAKLILASCPEGGLVFDPFVGSGTTSVVAKKLNRNYCGIEHNLEYAYYTEKRLLMAKKDKTIQGYADGVFWERNTALTQKQRQKKKQITNT
- a CDS encoding membrane protein DedA with SNARE-associated domain (product_source=COG0586; cath_funfam=1.10.150.20; cleavage_site_network=SignalP-noTM; cog=COG0586; pfam=PF09335; superfamily=161098; transmembrane_helix_parts=Inside_1_4,TMhelix_5_22,Outside_23_93,TMhelix_94_116,Inside_117_183,TMhelix_184_206,Outside_207_220,TMhelix_221_238,Inside_239_245), encoding MYKKIFICLFLFALTPLFVNAQEQEVTKTEEVVVVEEKNESIIQKVEHWFENNMNYTTITLLMTVESSFIPFPSEIVIPPAAYIASKPDSKLNIFLVVLFGTLGALIGALINYYLAMWLGRPIIYKFADSKIGRALLLNSEKIKKSEDYFNKHGKVSTFVGRLIPGIRQFISIPAGLARMNIFSFMLYTTIGAGIWNVVLALVGYLAQGQQDVIEEYSHELSYIILALVVVFAIYFVYKHFIKKK